Sequence from the Streptomyces peucetius genome:
GCCGACGGCAGAATGCGGCGCAGCCCTACGTCGGGGTGGCCGGACCGGCGCCATTCACGTGGGTAGCCGACGGAGACCTCCTCGAACCTCACGCCGTCGTGCCAGGTGGTGCGCGGGATGTGGAGGTGCCCGTAGACGACGGTGTGTGCCCGGAAGCGGCGGTGCCAGTCTGAGGTGCGCACGGTGCCGCACCACTGCGCGAACTCGGGGTATCGCAGGACGCGGGTGGGATCGCGGACGAGCGGATAGTGGTTGATGAGCACGGTCGGCAACGTCGGATCGCATTCCGACAGACGCCGCTCCGTCTCCGCGACTCTCGCGTGACACCAGGCTTCCCGGCTGGGGTAAGGATCGGGGTGCAGGAAGTATTCGTCGGTGCACACGATGCCCCGGCTGTGGGCAAGGGCCAGTGACGCCTCTTTGGTGTCGGTGCCCGGAGCCCGGAAGGTGTAGTCGTAGAGAACGAACAGCGGCGCCACCGTGACCGGTCCGCCTGGCCCGTTCCATATGGCGTACGGGTCCTCCGGAGTGAGGATGCCGAGACTTCTGCACATGTCCACGAGGTGCTCGTAGCGTTGCTGCCCGCGTAGTTGCAGCGTGTCCTCGGCACATGTCCACAATTCGTGGTTTCCAGGAGCCCAGATGACCCGGGCGAACCTGTCACTCAACGTAGCCAGCGCCCAGGCGATGTCGTGGGAGAACTCTCCCACGTCACCGGCGACGATCAGCCAGTCCTCATCGGACACCGGCCGCAGACCCTCCACGATCTTGCGGTTGTCCGGGTGATTGACATGGAGGTCGCTGATGGCCAGCAGGCTTCCCCGACTCATATTCCGCCCGTCCGTTCCCGGCCCGCCAGGACATGGGCACTGTCTTTGCCACCGGCCCGGCCCCGGAGCCAGTCCACGACCTTCTGCGTGGGCGTCCCCGGGGTGAAGATCTCAGCCACCCCCAGCTCCTTGAGCGGGGCGATGTCCGCCTCCGGAACGATGCCGCCGCCGAAGACCTCGATGTCCGCAGCGTCACGTTCCCTCAGCAGGTCGACCACTTTGGGAAAGAGCGTCATGTGCGCCCCGGACAGGATCGACAGGCCCACGAAGTCGGCGTCCTCCTGGATCGCGGTGCTCACGATGTGCTCGGGCGTCTGGTGCAGACCGGTGTAGACGACCTCCATCCCGGCGTCGCGCAAGGCCCGTGCGATGACCTTGGCCCCGCGGTCGTGACCGTCGAGACCGGGCTTGGCCACGACGATCCGGAGCTGATTCCTCATCATTGCGTCGTCCTTTCTCACAGCGGGATCAGAAGGCATCGGTGGGGGTGTAGGTGCCCCACACCTCGCGCAGCGCGTCGCAGACCTCGCCGACGGTGGCATACGCGGCCAGTGCGTCCTTCATGGGATAGAGGACGTTGTCCGTGCCCGCCGCCGCCTTCTTCATCCGTGTGAGTGCTTCATCGACCCGCGTGAAGTCACGCAGGGCGCGTACCTTGCACAGGCGTTCGGCCTGATGCGCCTCGATCGCCGGGTCGACGCGCAGCGGCTCGTACGGCTCCTCGGTGTCCAGCGTGTAGCGGTTGACGCCGACGACGACGCGTTCACCGGAGTCGGTCTCCTGGGCGAAGCGGTAGGCCGAGCGCTCGATCTCGCTCTTCTGGAAGCCGCGCTCGATCGCGTTGACCGCGCCGCCCATCTCCTCCACCTTCGCCATCAGCCCGAGGATCTCCGCCTCGACGTCGTCGGTCATCTTCTCGACGACGTAGGAGCCGGCGAAGGGGTCGACGGTCGCGGTGACGTCGGTCTCGTAGGCCAGGACCTGCTGGGTGCGCAGCGCGAGGCGGGCGGATTTGTCGGTCGGCAGGGCGATCGCTTCGTCGAAGGAGTTGGTGTGCAGCGACTGGGTGCCGCCGAGGACGGCGGCGAGGCCCTGGACGGCGACCCGCACCAGGTTGACCTCGGGCTGCTGCGCGGTGAGCTGCACCCCGGCGGTCTGGGTGTGGAACCGCAGCATCAGCGACTTGGGATTGCGGGCGCCGAACTCCTCACGCATCACCCGCGCCCAGATCCGTCGTGCGGCCCGGAACTTGGCGACCTCCTCCAGGATCGTCGTCCGCGCCACGAAGAAGAACGACAGCCGCGGCGCGAAGTCGTCGACGTCCATCCCGGCGGCAACGGCACAACGCACGTACTCGATGCCGTCCGCGAGCGTGAACGCGATCTCCTGCGCGGGCGAGGCACCGGCCTCGGCCATGTGGTAGCCGGAGATCGAGATCGTGTTCCACTTCGGGATCTCGGCCCTGCAGTACTTGAAGATGTCCGCGATCAGCCGCAGCGACGGCTTGGGCGGGAAGATGTACGTGCCACGGGCGATGTACTCCTTCAGCACATCGTTCTGGATGGTGCCGGTGAGCTTGTCCGCCGGTACGCCCTGCTCCTCACCCACCAGTTGGTACAGCAGAAGAAGCAGCGCCGCCGGGGCGTTGATCGTCATCGACGTGGAGACCCTGTCCAGCGGAATCCCGCCGAACAGAAGCCGCATGTCGTCGATCGAGTCGATCGCCACCCCGACCTTGCCGACCTCGCCGTGCGCGATCGCCGCGTCCGAGTCGTGCCCCATCTGGGTCGGCAGATCGAAGGCCACCGACAGACCCGTCGTGCCGTTCGCGATCAGTTGCTTGTAGCGCGCGTTCGACTCCACCGCCGTACCGAACCCGGCGTACTGGCGCATCGTCCACGGCCGGCCCGTGTACATCGACGGATACACACCCCGCGTGAAGGGATACCCACCCGGCTCACCCAGCTTCTGCGCCGGATCCCAGTCCGCAAGCGCATCGGGCCCGTAGACCGGCTCGATGGGCAGTCCCGACTCAGACGTGCGCGCCATGTGACTCTGCCTCCATGTGAATGCCTCCCAGTGACGAACTCGGTGTGCTGCGGCGGCTTCCCCGAAGCCGAGAAGGGCTGTTGGTACGGTCACGCGCCCTGCGAACGCGAAGGAGCGTCACAGGTGCCGGCGGTGGGGGGGCACGGAATCGGGGGTGCGTTGCTGGCGCCGTCGGCCGGCGGTGGTGCGGAATCAGGCGGGTCGGGATGGTGGTGCGGTGCCGGGCAGAAGCGGCGCACGGACGACGACGAGGGCGTCGTCGACCTCTTCGGCGGCGGCGCGCGTCACCTTCGGCGGCGAAGGGGAGGGTGCTCGGCTCGCCGTGCACAACTCGACCGTCGCGGGCGCGCAAGGCGTCGGCTTCGGCAATCCGGCGATGGAAGATGACGTTGGCCGCATCCGCACCTTGACCGCGGCCCGGCAGGGCCCTGCGTAGCTGAGGCCGGCGCCGATGGACCGAGACCATAACGACCGAGGCGCCGTTTCAGCTTGGAACATAGAAGACCGTCATTCCTTGCGTCAATAGCTGCCGGGCACGAAAGCCGGTTCAGGCTGTCGACCGTGCGGTCGCACGTGCGGATCGGCTGTCCGCTCGTACTTCGTCCGGGCGCGCATTCTCGGCGGACGATGCCGACCTGGCGTTACTCGGGGAAACCCTTGCTGAGGCGTAGCGCCCGCAGCGGCGCGCCATGCGGGGGGACGTATTCCATTCGTGTGCTGGTGCAAGATTGAACTTAATTGGCGCCACCGCGCGGCCCGGGAAGCACTCTGTGACGCAGAAGTAAATATTGGTGTCGCCGCCGATTAGCGGAATGCCGAGCTCCTCCCCCGAGCACACGCGAAAGCCGCAGGTCAGGACGTGACGCCGGCCCTCCTGGTCGACCCAGGAGACTCCGCAACTCGCCGACACGCCACGGGGTGTTGGCCGGTCGGGCTTTGACGAAGCGGTCACTCTTCGCCATACTCATTTTCAGGTTGGCTAGATCGCACGTTCGGGGGATCGGGGGTTCGGGGGAGCCGTCGCTTGGTTGCTTCGCTGTGGTGAATTCGACT
This genomic interval carries:
- a CDS encoding metallophosphoesterase family protein, yielding MSRGSLLAISDLHVNHPDNRKIVEGLRPVSDEDWLIVAGDVGEFSHDIAWALATLSDRFARVIWAPGNHELWTCAEDTLQLRGQQRYEHLVDMCRSLGILTPEDPYAIWNGPGGPVTVAPLFVLYDYTFRAPGTDTKEASLALAHSRGIVCTDEYFLHPDPYPSREAWCHARVAETERRLSECDPTLPTVLINHYPLVRDPTRVLRYPEFAQWCGTVRTSDWHRRFRAHTVVYGHLHIPRTTWHDGVRFEEVSVGYPREWRRSGHPDVGLRRILPSAPAPGGRNS
- a CDS encoding cobalamin B12-binding domain-containing protein, translated to MMRNQLRIVVAKPGLDGHDRGAKVIARALRDAGMEVVYTGLHQTPEHIVSTAIQEDADFVGLSILSGAHMTLFPKVVDLLRERDAADIEVFGGGIVPEADIAPLKELGVAEIFTPGTPTQKVVDWLRGRAGGKDSAHVLAGRERTGGI
- a CDS encoding methylmalonyl-CoA mutase, giving the protein MARTSESGLPIEPVYGPDALADWDPAQKLGEPGGYPFTRGVYPSMYTGRPWTMRQYAGFGTAVESNARYKQLIANGTTGLSVAFDLPTQMGHDSDAAIAHGEVGKVGVAIDSIDDMRLLFGGIPLDRVSTSMTINAPAALLLLLYQLVGEEQGVPADKLTGTIQNDVLKEYIARGTYIFPPKPSLRLIADIFKYCRAEIPKWNTISISGYHMAEAGASPAQEIAFTLADGIEYVRCAVAAGMDVDDFAPRLSFFFVARTTILEEVAKFRAARRIWARVMREEFGARNPKSLMLRFHTQTAGVQLTAQQPEVNLVRVAVQGLAAVLGGTQSLHTNSFDEAIALPTDKSARLALRTQQVLAYETDVTATVDPFAGSYVVEKMTDDVEAEILGLMAKVEEMGGAVNAIERGFQKSEIERSAYRFAQETDSGERVVVGVNRYTLDTEEPYEPLRVDPAIEAHQAERLCKVRALRDFTRVDEALTRMKKAAAGTDNVLYPMKDALAAYATVGEVCDALREVWGTYTPTDAF